TATTCTGATTTAAACTAATTATTTACCAATAAACCTGTTATTATGCCTGTAGGATTTAAAATCAAAAAATTAAGAGAAGAGAATAATTTATCTCAAAGCTTATTAGCTGATCAATTAGGAATATCACAAAGTGAGTTGTCAAAAATTGAGAATGGAAGGGCAAAAAAAATTGACATTTATCTCATGATTGAGATATGTAAGTATTTCAACAAGTCCTTAGATTTTTTTACTCCAGAAAAAAAATCAGAAGAAGAAGAGGAAAATTTTAGTATCGAAATTTCTTCTAGTATAGTACTGGATGAACTAAAAAAAATAATTAATGAATTTCAAAAGAAAAACAAAAAATAAAAAAAGCTGTTCATTTCTGAACAGCTTTTTTTATTTGAATTAATAAAATCCTTTATTCTGTAATTGGTGCGCCAGCTAAAATTTCAGCATTGGCAAACTCTTCAAATTTCGCAAAATTAGCTTTGAATTTATGAGCTAATTCTAACGCTTTTTTATCGTATAAATCTTTGTCTTCCCAAGTATTTCTAGGATTTAGAATTTCACTTGGAACGTTTGGACAAGATTGTGGTTTTGCAATTCCAAATACTTTGTGGTTTACGTACTCAACATTATCCAATTCTCCGTTTAATGCTGCCGTAATCATAGCACGAGTGTATTTTAGTTTCATACGGCTTCCAGTTCCATAAGCTCCGCCTGTCCATCCAGTGTTGATTAACCACACTTTTACTCCTGCATCTTTCATTTTTTTGCTTAACATTTCGGCATATTTAGTTGGATGCAAAGGCATAAATGGCGCTCCAAAACAAGCTGAGAAGTTTGGCTGTGGTTCTGTAACTCCTGCTTCTGTTCCAGCAACTTTTGCAGTATATCCAGAAATAAAGTGGTAAGCCGCCTGACCTGGAGTTAATCTTGAAATTGGAGGCAGAATTCCGAATGAATCCGCTGTTAAGAAAAATATATTTTTTGGATTATGACCAATAGAACCCGGCTGAATATTATCAATATGTGTTATTGGGTAACTTACACGTGTATTTTGTGTGATTGAAACATCATCATAATCAACTTCATTTGTTCCTGCTTTAAAAACCACATTTTCTAAAAGCGCACCTTTTTTAATGGCTCTAAAAATATCTGGTTCATTCTCTTCAGATAAGTTGATTACTTTAGCGTAGCAACCGCCTTCGAAGTTGAAAACTGTGTTCTCGCTTGTCCAACCGTGTTCGTCATCGCCAATTAATTTACGTTCTGGATCAGCAGATAAAGTTGTTTTTCCAGTTCCTGAAAGTCCGAAGAAAATTGCTGTATCACCCTCTTTACCTACGTTAGCGCTACAGTGCATTGGTAATGTATTTTCGAAAACTGGTAAAATGAAGTTCAAAGCAGAGAAAATTCCTTTTTTCATTTCTCCTGTATATCCAGTTCCGCCAATAAGAGCTATTTTTTTAGTAAAATCCAAAATAGCAAAATTAGACTGGCGTGTTCCGTCTAGAGCTGGATCTGCCATAAAACTTGGAGCACAAACTACGGTCCATTCTGGAGTAAAATTCGCTAATTCAGAATCCTCTGGTCTTAGGAACATATTGTAGCAGAATAAGTTTGACCATGCAGTCTCTGTTACAACGCGAACATTTAATCTGTAGTTTTTATCAGAACACACATAAGAATCACGAACAAAAACCTCTTTGTCTGATAAAAATGCTGTTACCTTATTATATAGTTTTTCAAAAGCTTCTGGAGCAAAAGGAATATTTACATTTCCCCACCAAACTTTATCTTCTGTAATTTTATCTTTTACAATATAACGATCTTGTGGAGATCGTCCTGTAAATTCACCTGTATTAATCGCCAAAGCACCTGTAGAGGCCTCAACACCTTGTCCTGACTGCACAGTAATCGCATGTAATTCTTCTGGTGATAACTGGTAGCGAACTGTCGCATTTTCAATCCCTAAGTCTTTTAACGAAATCGATTGCGCGAATAGGATATTATTGTCCATAAATTTTAATGTTGTTGTGTTATTTTTTCGGTGCAACAAAATATAATTTTACTTTATTTAAGGCATAAACCTCAAGTTTGCAAATTGTTATATTTTTTATCAAAGGAGATAAAAAGCAATAAAAATTCACATAAGCAACCTTATATGTTAATTATGAGACAAAATTAAAGATTAATTTTTATACAGAATTTTTTTTTCGGGATTTTATGATTTTTTCCTCAAAATAGTAAGAAATAATACCGCCCAGCCTATAATTAATAAGAATCCACCCAAAGGTGTTGCGAATACTATAATTTTAAAGTCGAATAATGTGAGACTTTTAGTAGCTAATAAATAAATAGAACCGCTAAAAAGAACCACACCAGCCAGAACCAGATTATAGATTGTTTTTAAGGTTTTTTCGGCAATTTCTTTTCTCGTAGAAAGGAAAAGAAGAAAAAGAGCATGGTACATTTGATAACGCACACCGACCTCAAATGTATTCAGTTCGTCAACCGTTAAATATTTTTTTAATAAATGCGCTCCAAAAGCACCTAATATAATGGCCAACATTCCGATAAAAGCTCCAGTGAGAACGATTCTTCTTTTCATGTTTTCTTAACTTTAAAATTTAAGCAAAAATACAGCATCGCGCTCAATATTCATTTGACTTTTCTCAAAAATATTTCAGTTAAAAAACATTCTTTTTTCATCAAAAAATCACAGAAAAAATAATCATTTCTTTAAAATTTATTTGTTACAATTATAACATTTTAGTATGTTTGTGTTAAATATTTAAATTATGAGAAGCGTTTTAATAATTGGAGCCGGCAGATCTGCATCTTCTTTGATACGGTACTTGCTTGCAAAATCAGAAAGTGAAAATCTTCATCTTGTTGTTGCCGACTTATCTTTGGCTTTGGCCGAAAAAAAAACGCAGAAACACCCTAACGCTACTCCTATTGCTTTAGATATTTTTAATAAAGAAGAAAGACAAGCCGCGATCGAAAAAGCTTCAATAGTCATTTCAATGCTTCCGGCACATCTGCATATCGAAATTGCCAAAGATTGTCTTTATTTCAAAAAACATCTGGTAACGGCTTCTTATATAAGCGATGCCATGCAGTCTCTTGATGAAGAAGCGAAGAAAAACAATCTTATTTTCATGAACGAAATTGGTCTTGATCCTGGAATCGACCACATGAGCGCCATGAAAGTAATTGATGAAATCCGATCAAAAGGCGGTAAAATGCTTTTGTTTGAATCGTTCTGTGGCGGTTTAGTCGCACCAGAATCTGATAATAACTTGTGGAATTATAAATTTACTTGGGCGCCAAGAAACGTCGTTTTAGCCGGACAAGGCGGTGCGGCCAAGTTTATTCAAGAAGGTACTTATAAATACATTCCATATAGTGCTTTGTTCCGAAGAACTGAATTTCTGGAAGTCGAAGGTTACGGAAAGTTTGAAGCGTATTCTAACCGCGATTCGCTTAAATACAGATCCGTTTATGGTTTAGACGATGTTTTAACATTATATAGAGGAACAATTCGAAGAGTTGGTTTTTCAAGAGCTTGGAACATGTTTGTCCAATTAGGAATGACCGACGACAGTTACATTATGGAAGATTCTGAAACCATGAGTTACCGTCAGTTTACAAACTCGTTTCTGCCTTATCACCCGACGGATTCTGTTGAAATAAAAACTCGTTTGATTTTAAAAATCGATCAAGACGATATTATGTGGGACAAACTTTTGGAACTGGATTTATTCAACCCAGATAAAATTGTAAATCTTCCAAATGCTACTCCGGCTCAGATTTTAGAAAAAATCCTGACCGACAGCTGGGCTCTTGAACCAGATGATAAAGATATGATAGTAATGTATCATAAATTTGGTTACGAATTAAACGGCGAAAAGAAACAAATCGATTCGAAAATGGTCTGCATTGGCGATGACCAAACGTATACTTCAATGGCCAAAACAGTTGGACTTCCTGTAGCAATCGCAACTCTGCTTATTTTGAACGGAAAAATTACAACTCCAGGTGTACAGCTTCCGATAAGAAAAGAAGTTTACGACCCAATATTAAAAGAATTAGAAGACTATGGTGTAATTTTTAACGAACAAACCATGCCTTATTTTGGATATAATCCTGACTTATTTTAGTCGGGATCGCCTTTTTATTTTTAGAATTTTTTTTTAGTTTATTTTATCCGCTTCTGTCTTTTTAGAAGCGGATTTTTTATTTCTCACATCTTATTTCTTTTCAAAATAAATACGTTTGTCTTTTTCATTTTCGGTATCTATATATATTCTGAAGGTGATCAAACTCTTAGATTTTTTTCCGTTAAAAGAAGCGGGTTTCCATTTTGGCGAAAGTTTAAAAACTCGGATAACCTCTTCGTTTAATCCAAATCCTAAATCTGTTAAAACTTTAATATCCGACAATGAGCCGTCTTTTTCTACTATAAATTGTACTGGAATTTCTCCTTTTACTTTTTTCCGAACTGCTTTCTTCGGAATCTCAAAATTACTCTTTACAAAATTTCGAAAACTATAAATACTTCCCGGAAAATCGGCAGCAATTTCGACTGCAACAAATACATCATTTGATTGATCATTACTGATTGATAAATCTTGAGCTGCACTTTTACCGCCCAACAACATTGCAATGACAATCAAACTCTGACTAAAAATTTTTCTCATATTCTTTAAATTATTCTGGGGATTTTGGAATTACAAATATAATTTTAAACTTGTTTCCTTTGTGTTTTTTAACCGCAAAGAGCGCAATGATTTTCCTCAAAAGTTACGCTTATAAACGCAAAGTTCGCAAAGCTATATCTATATAACTTTGCGAACTTTTATAAATCTTAATTAAAAAAAAATTGCAAACTCTGCGTAAATACTTAGTGTGCTCTGTGGTCAAAAATAACCGCAAAGAGCGCAAGGATTTTTCTCAAAAGTTACGTTTATAAACGCAAAGTTCGCAAAGCTTCATGGATAAAACTTTGCAAACTTTAATAAATCTCTTTTAAAAAACTTAGCGGTCTTTGCGTAAATACTTAGTGTGTTCTGTGGTCAAAAATAACCGCA
This is a stretch of genomic DNA from Flavobacterium endoglycinae. It encodes these proteins:
- a CDS encoding helix-turn-helix domain-containing protein — encoded protein: MPVGFKIKKLREENNLSQSLLADQLGISQSELSKIENGRAKKIDIYLMIEICKYFNKSLDFFTPEKKSEEEEENFSIEISSSIVLDELKKIINEFQKKNKK
- the pckA gene encoding phosphoenolpyruvate carboxykinase (ATP); its protein translation is MDNNILFAQSISLKDLGIENATVRYQLSPEELHAITVQSGQGVEASTGALAINTGEFTGRSPQDRYIVKDKITEDKVWWGNVNIPFAPEAFEKLYNKVTAFLSDKEVFVRDSYVCSDKNYRLNVRVVTETAWSNLFCYNMFLRPEDSELANFTPEWTVVCAPSFMADPALDGTRQSNFAILDFTKKIALIGGTGYTGEMKKGIFSALNFILPVFENTLPMHCSANVGKEGDTAIFFGLSGTGKTTLSADPERKLIGDDEHGWTSENTVFNFEGGCYAKVINLSEENEPDIFRAIKKGALLENVVFKAGTNEVDYDDVSITQNTRVSYPITHIDNIQPGSIGHNPKNIFFLTADSFGILPPISRLTPGQAAYHFISGYTAKVAGTEAGVTEPQPNFSACFGAPFMPLHPTKYAEMLSKKMKDAGVKVWLINTGWTGGAYGTGSRMKLKYTRAMITAALNGELDNVEYVNHKVFGIAKPQSCPNVPSEILNPRNTWEDKDLYDKKALELAHKFKANFAKFEEFANAEILAGAPITE
- a CDS encoding DUF423 domain-containing protein, yielding MKRRIVLTGAFIGMLAIILGAFGAHLLKKYLTVDELNTFEVGVRYQMYHALFLLFLSTRKEIAEKTLKTIYNLVLAGVVLFSGSIYLLATKSLTLFDFKIIVFATPLGGFLLIIGWAVLFLTILRKKS
- a CDS encoding saccharopine dehydrogenase family protein; this translates as MRSVLIIGAGRSASSLIRYLLAKSESENLHLVVADLSLALAEKKTQKHPNATPIALDIFNKEERQAAIEKASIVISMLPAHLHIEIAKDCLYFKKHLVTASYISDAMQSLDEEAKKNNLIFMNEIGLDPGIDHMSAMKVIDEIRSKGGKMLLFESFCGGLVAPESDNNLWNYKFTWAPRNVVLAGQGGAAKFIQEGTYKYIPYSALFRRTEFLEVEGYGKFEAYSNRDSLKYRSVYGLDDVLTLYRGTIRRVGFSRAWNMFVQLGMTDDSYIMEDSETMSYRQFTNSFLPYHPTDSVEIKTRLILKIDQDDIMWDKLLELDLFNPDKIVNLPNATPAQILEKILTDSWALEPDDKDMIVMYHKFGYELNGEKKQIDSKMVCIGDDQTYTSMAKTVGLPVAIATLLILNGKITTPGVQLPIRKEVYDPILKELEDYGVIFNEQTMPYFGYNPDLF
- a CDS encoding energy transducer TonB, whose translation is MRKIFSQSLIVIAMLLGGKSAAQDLSISNDQSNDVFVAVEIAADFPGSIYSFRNFVKSNFEIPKKAVRKKVKGEIPVQFIVEKDGSLSDIKVLTDLGFGLNEEVIRVFKLSPKWKPASFNGKKSKSLITFRIYIDTENEKDKRIYFEKK